A window of Candidatus Schekmanbacteria bacterium contains these coding sequences:
- a CDS encoding stage 0 sporulation protein produces MEQEGTEIKEETPEIIRTRLIGCCKLYHFITAGIKLKKGDYCIVEVDKGQDAAIVTSDPFIPHKGTDISSFKKVIRKATDDDVKKIETHKEKEREVLRKAGDKVESRNLQMKIVRVDTSFDDSKIIFYFIADGRIDFRELVKDLAYEFRTRIEMRQIGVRDQARIIGGYGHCGRELCCSSFLEEFEPVSIKMAKAQNLTLNPNKLSGICGRLMCCLMYEYTTYKEINRDLPKYGKKVTLHDGRTGKVRKVNTITRKLIVELEDTTMVTVDADDLDVEKVALEADDSADE; encoded by the coding sequence ATGGAACAAGAGGGAACAGAAATAAAAGAGGAAACACCTGAGATAATACGGACGAGATTGATTGGATGCTGTAAGCTTTATCATTTCATCACTGCCGGGATTAAGCTAAAAAAGGGTGATTACTGTATTGTTGAAGTTGATAAAGGACAGGATGCTGCGATTGTAACATCCGATCCCTTTATCCCGCACAAGGGGACAGATATCTCATCATTTAAAAAAGTAATAAGAAAAGCTACAGATGATGATGTTAAGAAAATAGAGACACACAAGGAGAAGGAAAGGGAAGTATTAAGAAAAGCCGGAGATAAAGTTGAATCGCGCAATCTTCAGATGAAAATTGTTCGTGTAGACACTTCCTTTGATGACTCGAAAATAATATTTTATTTTATTGCTGACGGCAGGATCGACTTCAGGGAGCTCGTAAAAGACCTTGCTTATGAGTTCAGAACAAGAATTGAAATGAGGCAGATAGGAGTAAGAGACCAGGCACGGATAATCGGGGGCTACGGTCATTGCGGCAGGGAACTCTGCTGCAGCTCATTCCTTGAAGAGTTTGAGCCTGTTTCCATTAAAATGGCGAAAGCTCAGAACCTGACTTTGAATCCCAATAAACTTTCCGGAATCTGCGGGCGTCTCATGTGTTGTCTTATGTATGAATACACGACATACAAGGAGATAAACCGAGACCTGCCTAAATATGGCAAAAAGGTGACTTTGCATGATGGAAGGACAGGGAAGGTGAGAAAGGTCAACACCATTACGCGTAAGCTCATAGTCGAACTTGAAGACACCACAATGGTGACTGTAGACGCCGATGATCTTGACGTGGAAAAGGTTGCCCTCGAAGCTGACGACTCAGCGGATGAATGA
- a CDS encoding AbrB/MazE/SpoVT family DNA-binding domain-containing protein: MDKSLVTSKGQIVIPSRLRRKYGIKKGTQVFIYEQDEKIIIKPVTDEYIKSLAGITKTKGRLMKALMEEKKKERVL, translated from the coding sequence ATGGATAAATCGCTTGTCACATCCAAGGGACAGATAGTAATCCCCTCAAGACTGCGCCGCAAGTATGGCATCAAAAAAGGAACACAGGTTTTTATTTATGAGCAGGATGAGAAAATAATTATTAAACCAGTCACAGATGAGTATATAAAAAGCCTTGCCGGGATAACCAAAACAAAGGGAAGGCTAATGAAGGCGCTGATGGAAGAAAAGAAAAAGGAACGGGTACTGTGA
- a CDS encoding PKD domain-containing protein, with the protein MKIGSKSYRIALLAVLSFVILTWAVEYNPKMPGGWYQEADLNSRRFLHGSVNLADGRVLSTGGTNATGGPALTSAEIYDATTNTWTSTGSMNVGRMSMGIVLLNDGRVLVSGGRLAYGGGTTLITNKAEIFDPATGVWTLTGSMNYARRNHQMTLLSDGRVLVTGGGDRASLGSSIALKTAEIYDPATGAFTYIGDMTTPRLFHGADLLPDGTVLLTGGTLVGITNPQSSAEIYDPAANTFTYIGNMNSVRNTHAHMLLNNGKVLIAGGGLTGTTTTATAELYDPATRTFTSIKSMPSIRGNLFSVVKLYDGSVLIPGGANSLGILKDCFLYDPYMNNWTITASLKEGGDTAGYNLLPDGRVLRNGGLSYDLNRVPTIQVEKLTQTYVAPVDRQIIGLRNVINGLPSTSFNNGEASRELLIVKLNNISKFVGLHEEEYSSGSGAFLGHTINNNGVYHRPGLHYPETYCTGCHGADLTGGVTAPSCYTCHGAKWSTGGPYVDYGKALLETKNMLNKLDGCGTEPDSNDAIIDCNEQKRVRSILQVLIDTLDKMSQPNALPTVSVSATPTSGVIPLNVTFTSTASDSDGSIATYFWDFGDSTTSSEINPVHSFACPGTFNVSLTVTDNLGGTASATVLINVASDGSGIVRFKCDVVPVLDPNCLGCHSGSGALGGLDVSTVSKIYQGGASGPAVIPFDADNSLLITRIIDGTMPPGGSITPTQLQTIKDWINQGALSN; encoded by the coding sequence ATGAAAATTGGGAGTAAAAGTTACAGGATAGCTTTACTTGCAGTTCTTTCTTTTGTTATTCTCACATGGGCAGTAGAATACAATCCAAAGATGCCTGGTGGATGGTATCAGGAAGCTGATTTAAACTCACGAAGATTTCTCCACGGAAGTGTAAATTTAGCTGACGGAAGAGTGTTGTCAACAGGAGGCACAAATGCTACCGGCGGACCAGCACTCACAAGCGCAGAAATCTATGACGCAACCACAAATACATGGACTTCTACCGGGTCAATGAACGTCGGTAGAATGAGCATGGGAATAGTCCTCCTAAATGACGGCAGAGTGCTCGTAAGCGGCGGAAGACTTGCCTACGGCGGCGGAACGACATTAATAACCAACAAAGCAGAGATATTTGACCCTGCAACAGGAGTCTGGACTCTGACCGGCTCAATGAATTATGCGAGAAGAAACCATCAGATGACTCTCCTTAGCGACGGCAGAGTGCTGGTCACGGGCGGTGGAGACAGAGCTAGCCTTGGAAGCTCTATTGCTCTTAAGACAGCGGAAATTTATGATCCCGCAACAGGGGCATTCACCTACATAGGCGACATGACAACACCGAGGCTTTTTCATGGTGCAGATCTTCTTCCTGACGGGACAGTACTCCTCACAGGAGGAACGCTTGTGGGCATCACAAATCCGCAATCCAGCGCAGAGATTTATGACCCGGCGGCAAACACCTTCACATATATAGGCAATATGAACAGTGTAAGGAACACACATGCTCATATGCTCTTAAACAATGGGAAAGTGCTGATTGCAGGCGGCGGTCTCACAGGAACTACCACAACAGCAACAGCAGAACTATATGACCCGGCGACAAGAACCTTCACATCAATAAAGTCAATGCCATCAATCAGAGGTAACCTTTTTTCAGTGGTAAAGCTTTATGATGGCTCAGTGCTTATTCCGGGCGGTGCAAATTCCCTTGGAATACTTAAAGACTGTTTTCTCTATGACCCTTATATGAATAACTGGACAATCACCGCTTCTTTGAAAGAAGGTGGAGATACTGCAGGGTATAACCTTCTGCCCGACGGACGCGTGCTTCGAAACGGCGGATTAAGTTATGACCTGAACCGCGTTCCTACTATTCAGGTAGAGAAGCTAACCCAGACTTATGTGGCGCCTGTTGACAGGCAGATAATAGGATTAAGAAATGTCATAAATGGACTGCCTTCCACATCATTTAACAATGGTGAAGCAAGCCGTGAATTGCTAATTGTAAAATTAAATAATATAAGCAAATTCGTAGGGCTTCACGAAGAAGAATATTCCAGCGGTAGCGGAGCTTTCTTGGGCCATACAATCAACAACAACGGCGTTTATCACAGACCGGGGTTACACTATCCTGAAACCTACTGCACCGGTTGTCATGGCGCAGATCTAACAGGCGGCGTTACAGCTCCATCATGCTATACATGCCACGGCGCAAAGTGGAGCACCGGAGGACCCTATGTAGATTACGGCAAGGCACTTTTAGAGACAAAAAACATGCTTAATAAACTTGACGGTTGCGGCACTGAGCCTGATTCAAATGATGCAATCATTGATTGCAACGAACAGAAACGTGTCCGTTCAATCCTTCAGGTACTTATAGACACCCTGGACAAGATGTCACAGCCCAATGCACTGCCTACTGTTTCTGTTTCTGCAACACCTACATCAGGAGTAATTCCTCTAAACGTAACATTTACATCAACAGCAAGTGACTCTGACGGCTCTATAGCAACATACTTCTGGGATTTCGGAGACTCAACAACAAGCTCCGAGATAAACCCGGTACATTCTTTCGCATGTCCGGGAACATTCAATGTATCATTAACAGTAACTGACAATCTCGGAGGAACAGCATCAGCAACAGTTCTTATAAATGTTGCAAGCGATGGCTCGGGAATTGTTAGATTCAAGTGCGATGTTGTTCCTGTGCTTGACCCGAACTGCCTCGGCTGCCACAGCGGCAGTGGTGCACTAGGCGGGCTTGATGTAAGCACAGTTTCAAAGATCTATCAGGGCGGTGCAAGCGGACCAGCAGTTATCCCCTTCGACGCGGATAACAGTCTGCTCATCACAAGAATCATAGACGGCACAATGCCTCCTGGCGGTTCAATCACACCAACACAGCTTCAGACTATCAAAGATTGGATTAATCAGGGAGCTTTGAGCAACTAA
- a CDS encoding cation diffusion facilitator family transporter gives MKYKKKKQNVALSSVIASFLLTGMKLVVGIATGSIGIISEAAHSGLDFGVASLTYFAVKIGDKPADKDHHYGHTKVESIAALIESGILLIASSLIIYEAAHRLMYRESDVKVTWYSVLVLIISMVVDFSRSRALSKVAKETKSQALEADALHFNLDIFSSAVVLGGLVFVAIGITWADAIAGITVAVIVLSAAFRLGKRTVNVLTDAAPEGITEQIIAATKTVNGVVNIEKIRVKPAGPHVFVEMTVNVSRNLSIESVQLICSTIESHVSKICEIGDITINTKPVALDCETVAERVHIIGMNHNINVHNIATTTAEEKVLVSFDVEVDRGLTIKEAHDIVSNFEDDIRKEFNNNIDISIHIDPLPPDEKGSTPLAPEVEDDLKKIIMRTAEEIGHIYDVQNIQIRKTEKERLFISLLCSFDNSVLLDEVHSITKAFEWMILQNIPNAYRVIIHAEPFF, from the coding sequence GTGAAATATAAGAAAAAAAAACAAAATGTTGCCCTGAGTTCCGTGATAGCAAGCTTCCTTCTTACTGGAATGAAACTTGTTGTAGGCATTGCTACAGGAAGCATCGGCATCATATCTGAAGCCGCTCATTCTGGTCTTGATTTCGGCGTCGCATCGCTTACCTATTTTGCAGTAAAGATCGGAGACAAGCCGGCTGACAAAGACCACCATTACGGCCACACCAAAGTAGAGAGTATCGCAGCACTCATCGAAAGCGGCATTTTGCTGATAGCAAGTTCCCTGATCATTTATGAAGCCGCTCACAGGCTCATGTACAGGGAAAGCGACGTCAAAGTCACATGGTATTCCGTCCTTGTTCTGATAATTTCCATGGTCGTTGACTTTTCAAGGTCCAGGGCATTGTCAAAAGTAGCTAAGGAAACAAAGAGCCAGGCGCTGGAAGCGGATGCGCTTCATTTCAATCTTGATATTTTCAGTTCCGCAGTAGTTCTTGGCGGACTTGTCTTCGTGGCAATTGGGATTACCTGGGCTGATGCAATTGCTGGTATCACTGTTGCAGTTATTGTTCTTTCTGCTGCTTTTCGTCTAGGGAAAAGAACTGTTAACGTTCTTACAGATGCAGCTCCGGAAGGTATAACTGAGCAGATAATTGCAGCGACAAAAACGGTAAATGGTGTTGTAAACATAGAAAAGATAAGGGTTAAGCCTGCGGGCCCTCACGTATTTGTTGAAATGACTGTAAACGTCAGCAGAAACCTGTCTATCGAAAGCGTACAGCTAATTTGCAGTACCATAGAAAGCCATGTCAGCAAAATATGCGAGATAGGTGACATAACTATTAACACCAAACCTGTTGCGCTGGACTGTGAGACTGTCGCTGAACGGGTTCATATAATAGGTATGAACCACAATATTAATGTCCATAATATTGCTACAACTACTGCTGAAGAGAAGGTTCTTGTAAGTTTCGATGTGGAAGTTGATCGTGGTCTGACAATAAAGGAGGCCCATGATATCGTTTCCAATTTTGAAGATGACATCAGAAAGGAGTTTAATAACAACATTGATATAAGTATACATATCGATCCTCTTCCGCCAGATGAAAAAGGAAGTACGCCACTGGCACCCGAAGTAGAAGATGATTTAAAAAAAATTATCATGCGTACTGCTGAAGAGATAGGCCACATATATGACGTTCAGAATATTCAGATACGCAAAACTGAAAAGGAAAGACTTTTTATATCCCTGCTTTGTTCCTTTGACAACTCCGTACTTCTAGATGAAGTACATTCTATAACAAAAGCTTTTGAATGGATGATTCTACAGAACATCCCAAATGCATACAGAGTAATCATCCATGCAGAACCTTTTTTTTAG
- a CDS encoding prepilin peptidase, which translates to MMPGLVLSVFIFAAGLCVGSFINVCIYRLPREESIVTPRSHCTRCGNLISFYDNIPVISYIVLAGKCRHCGVKISFQYPLVEILTGSLFSAIYYVYSYSAEFAVYLVLTSALLIVSGIDITHRIIPDEISLGFIPLGILSCFVRELKFIDSLAGILAGGGVLFFIAWAYEKLTGDEGMGGGDIKLLAMIGAFTGIMGTAFTLFIGSLLGSLAGGAMILFGGKGRKYPIPFGVFLSLAALIFIIAGKKLIGLYTGLLTGNY; encoded by the coding sequence ATGATGCCTGGCCTGGTACTTTCAGTTTTCATTTTTGCAGCAGGTCTATGTGTCGGTAGTTTTATAAATGTTTGCATCTACAGACTTCCCAGAGAGGAATCAATAGTAACTCCCCGTTCTCACTGCACCCGGTGCGGAAATCTTATCAGCTTCTATGACAATATACCGGTAATAAGCTATATTGTACTTGCCGGAAAATGCAGGCACTGCGGAGTTAAAATATCTTTTCAATACCCTCTGGTTGAAATCCTTACAGGGTCACTGTTTTCTGCCATATACTATGTTTACTCTTATTCCGCAGAGTTTGCTGTCTATCTCGTTCTTACGTCGGCTCTTCTGATAGTAAGCGGTATTGACATCACTCACAGGATCATACCTGACGAGATATCGCTGGGATTTATTCCTCTCGGGATATTGAGTTGCTTTGTCAGGGAATTAAAATTTATTGATTCACTGGCAGGGATACTCGCAGGCGGCGGAGTGCTTTTTTTTATTGCATGGGCATATGAAAAGTTAACAGGTGATGAAGGTATGGGCGGAGGTGATATAAAGCTTCTTGCCATGATCGGTGCATTTACAGGCATCATGGGAACAGCATTCACACTGTTTATCGGCTCGCTGCTCGGAAGCCTTGCAGGCGGTGCCATGATACTCTTTGGAGGGAAAGGAAGAAAATACCCGATTCCATTCGGAGTTTTCCTTTCTCTTGCAGCTCTGATTTTTATTATTGCCGGCAAAAAACTGATTGGTCTTTATACAGGATTACTTACAGGAAACTACTGA
- a CDS encoding choice-of-anchor D domain-containing protein, which yields MKSRCIVLAVFLMSIFSSSVFAQSNYVTTWQTRYPSSQSVNNVNTALGSKCRFCHFTSSTSTWNAYGWALRLEINNNGKTISQALAAVESLNSDGDPTNSSNLVEINANAQPGWTSGANNTRYNTSSTVLNQTAPAISNLDPAAATQPAINVSPASLAFGSGVVGVTKTLAATISNSGNANLSVTGLSITGSSDFKLNSSVPATPLTVAPSASVNISVDFTPSSTGAKVGTFQIASSDPSKATVSVNLSGTGDPVPQPDINVLPVSLGFGTEVVGATKTLTTTINNIGNASLTVTGLSITGSSDFKLNSSAPAVSFTVAANASVDVAVDFIPSSTGAKVATLQIASSDPDEATVSVNLSGTGSPVLQPDINVLPVSLGFGTEVVGATKTLTTTINNIGNTDLTVTGLSISGSSDFKLNSSAPVVSFTVAANASVDVAVDFIPSSTGAKVATLQIASSDPDEATVSVNLSGTGSSMTQPDINVLPVSLGFGTEVIGATKTLTATISNVGNADLTVTGLSISGSSDFKLNSSAPAVSFTVAANNSVEIAVDYTPSSAAASSATLQIASSDPDEATVSVNLSGTGSSVAQPDINVLPAALDFGTEVVGTTKTLTAAISNIGNADLTVTGLSISGSSDFSLNSSTPSVSFTVAANNSVEIAVDFTPSSAAASSATLQIASSDPDEATVSVNLSGTGTDTTIQSVDYDVKEFSVTKSVKLKEGKSIKIKLVAENNGTTNEPRNATVKGIQNNAEIYNQTISISVDPANSDDGDDDDDDDNNNGGGSNGHTVNEDGVYHRPGLKDPMTNCTECHGSDLKGGDVGVSCYSCHDAKWSESGNGDGNNTGGSNGHTVNKDGVYHRPGLNDPMTNCTECHGSDLKGGSVGVSCYSCHGAKWSENGDDDESDKQALTANKTTSSSEEDNDEEEANVETFEFPDYTAIASGDITWTITIDDDDSDLDEASATTKVSGQKSSVVEVKPSKVSIKAGKKKELAANIKTKSSKKKSATTSQKFDWYVNDVLGGNSEVGTITPVKKGGKAKYAAPTKLTGSNKITIKAVSKSDSSLYGTSQVTIQK from the coding sequence ATGAAAAGCAGATGTATTGTATTAGCAGTTTTTTTAATGTCGATTTTTTCAAGTTCAGTTTTTGCGCAAAGCAATTATGTAACAACATGGCAGACACGCTATCCTTCATCGCAGTCAGTGAATAATGTTAATACTGCTTTGGGATCTAAATGCCGCTTCTGTCATTTTACTTCTTCAACATCAACATGGAATGCCTATGGTTGGGCCTTAAGGTTAGAAATTAATAATAATGGAAAAACAATTAGTCAGGCACTTGCTGCTGTAGAGTCTCTAAACTCTGATGGAGATCCTACGAACTCATCTAACCTGGTAGAAATCAACGCAAACGCACAACCAGGATGGACATCAGGCGCTAATAATACCAGATATAATACTAGTTCAACTGTTTTAAATCAAACAGCTCCAGCAATTTCTAATTTAGATCCTGCGGCAGCTACACAGCCTGCCATTAACGTGTCGCCGGCGTCTCTTGCTTTTGGTTCAGGAGTTGTTGGCGTAACCAAGACGCTTGCAGCCACTATAAGCAACAGTGGGAATGCTAACCTTAGTGTTACCGGTCTTTCAATCACCGGTAGTTCGGATTTTAAGCTTAACTCATCTGTGCCGGCTACACCATTAACAGTTGCACCCAGTGCCTCAGTTAATATATCTGTTGATTTTACACCTTCATCTACGGGTGCAAAGGTTGGAACTTTTCAGATTGCAAGCTCTGACCCGAGCAAAGCGACAGTTTCAGTAAATCTTTCGGGGACTGGTGATCCGGTTCCCCAACCAGATATCAATGTGCTGCCAGTATCACTTGGTTTTGGTACAGAAGTAGTTGGTGCAACGAAGACTCTTACGACTACTATAAATAACATTGGTAATGCAAGTCTTACGGTAACCGGTCTTTCAATCACCGGGAGTTCTGATTTTAAGCTTAACTCATCAGCTCCGGCTGTGTCCTTTACAGTTGCAGCTAACGCTTCAGTTGATGTAGCTGTTGATTTTATTCCTTCATCTACAGGTGCTAAGGTTGCAACCCTTCAGATTGCAAGCTCTGATCCGGATGAAGCTACTGTGTCTGTAAATCTTTCAGGGACAGGTAGCCCTGTATTGCAACCAGACATCAATGTACTTCCAGTATCACTTGGTTTTGGTACAGAAGTAGTTGGTGCAACGAAGACTCTTACGACCACTATAAACAATATAGGCAATACAGACCTTACGGTAACTGGTCTTTCAATCAGCGGTAGTTCGGATTTTAAGCTTAACTCATCAGCTCCGGTTGTATCCTTTACAGTTGCAGCTAACGCTTCAGTTGATGTAGCTGTTGATTTTATTCCTTCATCTACAGGTGCTAAGGTTGCAACCCTTCAGATTGCAAGCTCTGACCCGGATGAAGCGACAGTTTCTGTAAATCTTTCGGGGACTGGTAGCTCGATGACGCAGCCTGACATCAATGTACTTCCAGTATCACTTGGTTTTGGTACAGAAGTTATTGGTGCAACTAAGACCCTTACTGCCACTATAAGCAATGTCGGTAATGCTGACCTTACTGTAACCGGTCTTTCAATCAGTGGCAGTTCTGATTTTAAGCTTAACTCATCAGCTCCGGCTGTGTCCTTTACAGTTGCAGCTAACAACTCAGTTGAAATAGCCGTAGATTATACGCCTTCATCTGCCGCAGCAAGCAGTGCAACATTACAGATTGCAAGCTCTGATCCGGACGAGGCGACAGTTTCTGTAAATCTTTCCGGGACTGGTAGTTCTGTTGCCCAGCCTGATATCAATGTATTGCCTGCGGCTCTTGATTTCGGGACAGAAGTTGTTGGCACTACCAAGACACTTACAGCTGCTATAAGCAACATCGGGAATGCTGACCTTACGGTAACCGGTCTTTCAATCAGCGGCAGTTCAGATTTTTCGCTTAATTCATCAACACCATCTGTATCATTTACAGTTGCAGCTAACAACTCGGTTGAAATAGCTGTTGATTTTACTCCTTCATCTGCCGCAGCAAGCAGTGCAACATTACAGATTGCAAGCTCCGATCCGGACGAGGCGACAGTTTCTGTAAATCTTTCCGGGACTGGAACTGACACAACAATCCAGAGTGTTGACTATGATGTTAAAGAGTTTTCTGTAACAAAAAGTGTGAAATTGAAAGAAGGAAAATCTATTAAGATAAAGTTGGTTGCTGAAAATAATGGAACGACCAATGAACCTCGAAATGCTACTGTAAAAGGTATTCAGAATAACGCGGAAATCTATAATCAGACAATATCCATCTCTGTTGATCCTGCAAATAGCGATGATGGTGATGATGACGATGATGACGACAACAATAATGGCGGAGGTTCCAATGGGCATACAGTAAATGAGGACGGAGTCTATCATAGACCTGGCCTGAAGGACCCGATGACGAACTGTACCGAATGTCATGGTTCGGATCTTAAGGGTGGAGATGTAGGAGTATCCTGCTATAGTTGTCATGATGCAAAGTGGTCTGAAAGTGGCAATGGAGATGGCAACAATACCGGAGGTTCCAATGGGCATACAGTGAACAAGGACGGAGTCTATCATAGACCTGGCTTGAATGATCCGATGACTAACTGCACCGAATGTCATGGTTCAGACCTTAAGGGCGGAAGCGTCGGAGTGTCTTGCTATAGTTGTCATGGTGCTAAATGGTCTGAAAATGGAGACGATGACGAGAGTGATAAACAAGCCCTTACTGCTAATAAAACCACATCCTCATCAGAAGAAGATAATGATGAAGAAGAAGCTAATGTTGAGACCTTTGAATTTCCGGATTATACAGCGATTGCATCAGGTGATATAACATGGACAATAACTATAGATGATGACGATTCTGATCTGGATGAAGCGTCGGCAACAACAAAAGTCTCCGGACAAAAATCTTCTGTTGTTGAAGTTAAACCGAGCAAAGTTAGTATAAAAGCAGGAAAGAAGAAGGAACTTGCAGCAAACATTAAAACCAAATCAAGCAAGAAAAAATCTGCAACAACATCACAAAAGTTTGATTGGTATGTAAATGATGTCCTTGGGGGCAACAGTGAAGTAGGGACCATAACGCCGGTTAAAAAAGGTGGAAAAGCGAAATATGCAGCCCCCACCAAACTTACCGGGAGTAACAAAATAACAATCAAGGCTGTTAGCAAGAGCGACTCATCGCTGTACGGAACATCTCAGGTTACTATACAAAAATAA
- a CDS encoding 4Fe-4S binding protein produces the protein MIKSTIIDAAIKSILRGEIEVTGYLCPTLKSPKSSCHICMEVCPANAISMSEGMIDEAKCFNCGLCISACPSGVFLSRLESDANIVELAMSAVKNSTDGASVIFACGMAHNEMGPVVPIRCLGRLTENILLWLKKNGITNITFESGDCPTCSLSRGDAVFKYNHRLARLIAESAGIKWEKGQAQEIRKEENAGEKKEKNISVPSGGFSRRDFFKRLRGEGILKVGEMVTESIKMPPKENVKTSGKSPRRNLLKKILDGMGNGSIYDGSGGIYIPFGDVSISAECIGCDVCQILCPTAALYKEKSEDKVKLMFSYDRCISCGLCAEICLGKAIKVQPLFDPKKIVNPSPRELISFRNKTCSVCSTEFASRSDDEEICFFCSKRGKYRGG, from the coding sequence ATGATAAAATCTACTATAATAGATGCAGCCATAAAGAGCATTTTAAGAGGAGAAATAGAAGTTACAGGATATCTATGCCCAACTCTTAAATCCCCTAAATCCTCTTGCCATATATGTATGGAAGTTTGTCCGGCAAATGCCATTTCAATGTCTGAAGGGATGATAGATGAGGCGAAATGTTTTAACTGTGGTTTATGCATTTCTGCGTGTCCGTCCGGAGTTTTTCTATCACGTCTTGAAAGCGATGCCAATATAGTCGAGCTTGCAATGTCAGCGGTAAAGAACAGCACTGACGGCGCTTCTGTTATTTTTGCATGCGGAATGGCGCACAATGAGATGGGACCGGTTGTACCTATTAGATGTCTGGGAAGATTGACTGAAAACATCCTTCTCTGGCTTAAGAAAAATGGCATTACGAATATTACGTTCGAAAGCGGAGATTGTCCAACATGCAGTCTGTCGAGAGGGGATGCTGTATTCAAATATAACCATCGTCTGGCAAGGCTTATAGCTGAAAGCGCCGGGATCAAATGGGAGAAAGGACAAGCACAGGAAATAAGGAAAGAGGAAAATGCCGGGGAAAAGAAAGAAAAAAATATCAGTGTCCCATCCGGAGGTTTTTCAAGGAGGGATTTCTTTAAAAGACTAAGGGGTGAAGGCATTTTAAAGGTAGGTGAGATGGTTACTGAGTCAATTAAAATGCCGCCGAAGGAAAATGTAAAAACAAGCGGGAAAAGCCCGAGGCGCAACCTTTTAAAGAAGATACTTGATGGTATGGGCAATGGAAGCATTTATGATGGAAGCGGAGGTATATATATACCTTTTGGTGATGTTTCCATTAGTGCTGAATGTATTGGTTGCGATGTATGCCAGATACTTTGCCCCACTGCGGCATTATACAAAGAGAAGTCTGAAGACAAAGTAAAGCTGATGTTCAGTTACGACAGGTGCATAAGCTGCGGTTTGTGTGCGGAGATTTGTCTCGGCAAGGCTATAAAAGTACAGCCTCTGTTTGACCCTAAAAAGATTGTTAACCCTTCTCCCCGCGAGCTTATTTCCTTCAGGAATAAAACGTGCAGTGTCTGTTCAACTGAGTTTGCATCACGCTCTGATGATGAAGAGATATGTTTTTTTTGCAGCAAGAGAGGAAAATACAGGGGAGGCTGA
- a CDS encoding dTMP kinase: MNRNSKKNGVFITFEGIEGCGKTTAIKYVAQYLKKMGHDVVLTREPGGTKIGNRIRKILLSQKSSAMTPKAELMLYCASRAQHVEEIIFPAVHEGKIVLCDRFSDATLAYQGYARGLGVKEVKSLDKIACRGLEPDLTILLDVDVRIGLRRAMRRNDENNGWDEGRFERESEEFHNRVREGYLKLAQKEKKRIKIIDSTVSEKEMVYNAVKEVEKFLRKK, translated from the coding sequence ATGAATAGAAATAGCAAGAAAAATGGGGTTTTTATCACCTTCGAAGGGATTGAAGGATGCGGTAAGACTACGGCTATAAAGTATGTGGCTCAATATCTAAAGAAGATGGGACATGATGTAGTTCTCACAAGGGAGCCGGGCGGAACAAAGATAGGTAACAGGATAAGAAAGATACTGCTTTCCCAGAAGAGTTCTGCAATGACACCAAAGGCAGAACTTATGCTATACTGTGCAAGCCGGGCACAGCATGTTGAGGAAATAATCTTTCCTGCCGTCCATGAAGGGAAAATAGTTCTTTGTGACAGATTTTCTGATGCTACACTTGCCTATCAGGGTTACGCAAGAGGCCTCGGGGTAAAAGAAGTGAAATCTCTCGATAAAATAGCATGCAGGGGTTTGGAGCCTGACCTTACAATACTTCTTGATGTAGATGTACGTATAGGATTGCGGCGTGCCATGAGAAGGAATGATGAAAACAATGGATGGGATGAAGGAAGGTTTGAAAGAGAAAGCGAAGAATTCCACAACAGAGTAAGAGAAGGTTACTTAAAGCTTGCGCAAAAAGAGAAAAAAAGGATAAAGATAATAGATTCAACTGTTAGTGAGAAGGAGATGGTGTATAATGCAGTCAAAGAGGTGGAGAAGTTTTTAAGAAAAAAATAA